A region of Nocardioides sp. JS614 DNA encodes the following proteins:
- a CDS encoding AMP-binding protein: protein MLQVVLQKARAGATATGTTLKVLGEAGVIRPRNPVALAKVAKALKDWGTGPAGGFTAAALLDPRRTAIIDELGSLTFAELQRRSNALARAFAELGVSEGDSVALMCRNHRGFVEASIAAAKLGADILYLNTAFAGPQLVEVLEREQPALVVHDEEFTRLLAKADVGTSVLAWTDSADSDDSADPTLESLIAGRSGADLEPTGRHGRIVILTSGTTGTPKGAPRSEAGIDAAVSLLSRMPLRYGWRTHIAAPLFHTWGFAHLALAMLLGSTIVLRRRFDPEACLRATQDERCDSLVVIPVMLQRMMALPEETLARYDLSRVQVVASSGSALPGDLATDWMDHFGDHLYNIYGSTEVAYASIATPLDLREAPSAAGKPPYATIVKILDPDGRELPQGETGRIFVGNGLLFEGYTGGGHKEVVDGLMSTGDVGRFDTDGRLHVEGRDDEMIVSGGENVFPKEVEDCLMRHDAVVEVAAVGVDDPDFGKRLRAFVVVSRAVPEQELKDWVKENLARYKVPRDVVFLDELPRNATGKVLKRDLDTA, encoded by the coding sequence GTGCTCCAGGTTGTGCTCCAGAAGGCCCGCGCCGGCGCCACCGCGACCGGCACCACCCTCAAGGTCCTCGGCGAGGCCGGGGTCATCCGACCCCGCAACCCCGTCGCCCTCGCCAAGGTGGCCAAGGCGCTCAAGGACTGGGGGACCGGCCCGGCCGGGGGCTTCACGGCCGCGGCGCTGCTCGACCCGCGGCGCACCGCGATCATCGACGAGCTCGGCTCGCTGACCTTCGCCGAGCTGCAGCGCCGGTCGAACGCGCTCGCCCGGGCCTTCGCCGAGCTCGGTGTCTCCGAGGGCGACAGCGTGGCGCTGATGTGCCGCAACCACCGCGGCTTCGTCGAGGCGAGCATCGCCGCCGCCAAGCTCGGCGCGGACATCTTGTACCTCAACACCGCGTTCGCGGGCCCCCAGCTGGTGGAGGTGCTCGAGCGTGAGCAGCCCGCCCTGGTGGTCCACGACGAGGAGTTCACCCGGCTGCTCGCCAAGGCCGACGTCGGTACGTCGGTCCTCGCCTGGACCGACTCCGCCGACTCCGACGACTCTGCCGACCCCACCCTGGAGTCCCTGATCGCCGGCCGCTCCGGCGCCGACCTGGAGCCCACCGGGCGGCACGGCCGGATCGTGATCCTGACCTCGGGCACCACCGGCACCCCCAAGGGGGCGCCGCGCAGCGAGGCCGGCATCGACGCGGCCGTGTCGCTGCTCTCCCGGATGCCGCTGCGCTACGGCTGGCGCACCCACATCGCCGCGCCGCTGTTCCACACCTGGGGTTTCGCGCACCTGGCGCTGGCGATGCTGCTCGGCTCGACGATCGTGCTGCGCCGCCGCTTCGACCCGGAGGCCTGCCTGCGCGCCACCCAGGACGAGCGGTGCGACTCACTGGTGGTGATCCCGGTGATGCTGCAGCGGATGATGGCGCTGCCCGAGGAGACGCTCGCCCGGTACGACCTCTCCCGGGTGCAGGTCGTCGCGTCGTCGGGCTCGGCGCTGCCGGGGGATCTGGCCACCGACTGGATGGACCACTTCGGCGACCACCTCTACAACATCTACGGCTCCACCGAGGTCGCCTACGCGTCCATCGCGACGCCCCTCGACCTGCGCGAGGCACCGTCGGCCGCCGGGAAGCCGCCGTACGCCACGATCGTCAAGATCCTCGACCCCGACGGCCGCGAGCTGCCGCAGGGGGAGACCGGGCGGATCTTCGTCGGCAACGGGCTGTTGTTCGAGGGCTACACCGGCGGCGGGCACAAGGAGGTCGTCGACGGGCTGATGTCGACCGGCGACGTCGGGCGGTTCGACACCGACGGGCGGCTGCACGTCGAGGGCCGCGACGACGAGATGATCGTGTCCGGCGGCGAGAACGTCTTCCCCAAGGAGGTCGAGGACTGCCTGATGCGCCACGACGCGGTCGTCGAGGTCGCCGCGGTCGGCGTGGACGACCCCGATTTCGGCAAGCGGTTGCGCGCGTTCGTCGTCGTCAGCCGGGCCGTGCCCGAGCAGGAGCTGAAGGACTGGGTGAAGGAGAACCTGGCCCGCTACAAGGTCCCGCGCGACGTCGTGTTCCTCGACGAGCTGCCCCGCAACGCCACCGGGAAGGTGCTCAAGCGCGACCTCGACACCGCCTGA
- a CDS encoding peroxiredoxin, with product MTGLELGGPAPDFTLRDQFGQDVTLSSFRGRKAVVMFFYPYAFSGVCTGEMAGIRDRLAEFLTFETEVLAISCDPVYSLRAFADQDGLNFPLLSDFWPHGEVSRAYDVFNEAKGSSRRSSYVVDKDGRVRWAVHNAMPEGRDLDEHLKQLTGVL from the coding sequence ATGACCGGACTCGAGCTGGGCGGTCCCGCCCCCGACTTCACGCTGCGCGACCAGTTCGGCCAGGACGTCACGCTCTCCTCGTTCCGGGGCCGCAAGGCGGTGGTGATGTTCTTCTACCCGTACGCGTTCTCGGGGGTGTGCACGGGCGAGATGGCCGGCATCCGCGACCGGCTCGCCGAGTTCCTCACCTTCGAGACCGAGGTGCTCGCGATCTCCTGCGACCCGGTCTACTCCCTGCGCGCGTTCGCCGACCAGGACGGGCTCAACTTCCCGCTCCTCTCGGACTTCTGGCCGCACGGTGAGGTGTCTCGCGCCTACGACGTGTTCAACGAGGCCAAGGGCTCCTCGCGGCGCTCGTCGTACGTCGTCGACAAGGACGGCCGGGTCCGGTGGGCGGTCCACAACGCGATGCCCGAGGGCCGTGACCTCGACGAGCACCTCAAGCAGCTCACCGGGGTCCTCTGA
- the aceE gene encoding pyruvate dehydrogenase (acetyl-transferring), homodimeric type → MTEDPTPASGPTPGTDTKRSGAIPTVIHEGLPTQLPDTDPDETTDWIDSFDSLVGERGRERARYVMLRLLERAREMQVGVPALRSTDYINTIPPEREPWFPGDEETERRIRAFIRWNAAVMVSSANRKGLEVGGHIATYQSSASLYEVGFNHFFRGKDHPGGGDQVFIQGHASPGIYARAFLEGRLTETQLSRFRQEVQHGPHAGLSSYPHPRLMPEFWEFPTVSMGLTSLNSIYQARFNRYLHNRGIKDTAQQRVWAFLGDGEMGEPESLGAIRVAAREELDNLVWVVNCNLQQLDGPVTGNGKIIQELEANFRGAGWNVIKVVWGREWDQLLARDVDGVLVNRMNSTPDGAFQTYSVESGEYVRESFFGADPRLRKMVEHMSDDQIRKLPRGGHDYRKVYAAFDAATKHVGQPTVILAKTVKGWTIDALEGRNATHQMKKLTQDDLKKFRDRLYLPISDRDLERTYEETGAAPFFHPGMESPEIEYMLERRRQLGGSIPQRVQRAKPLQLPGDAMYADLKQGSGKHAIASTMALVRLLKDWMKDPEIGKRIVPIAPDEYRTFGMDSMFPSAKVYNPGGQQYESVDRKLLLSYKESAQGQLLHEGISEAGGVASATAAGSAYSTHGEHMIPFFIFYSMFGFQRTGDSIWAMSDQLARGFLIGATAGRTTLTGEGLQHADGHSPLLAASNPAVVHYDPAFAYEISHVMRSGLERMYGPDAEDVIFYITVYNEPVQQPAEPEDVDVEGILKGIHHVSSADGEGPRAQLLASGVGFPWIKEAQQILADEWGVRADTWSVTSWNELARDGAAAEEWNLLHPGETPRTAYVTDKLAGASGPVVAVSDYMRAVPLQIARWVPADYRVLGADGYGFADTRPAARRFFHIDAQSVVVQTLQALADAGQIDRSKVEEAFAKYRIDDPTAVAGVKQEGGDA, encoded by the coding sequence GTGACCGAAGACCCAACCCCTGCTTCTGGCCCCACCCCTGGCACGGACACCAAGCGGAGCGGCGCGATCCCGACCGTCATCCACGAAGGACTGCCGACCCAGCTGCCCGACACCGACCCGGACGAGACCACCGACTGGATCGACTCCTTCGACTCACTCGTCGGGGAACGCGGCCGCGAACGTGCCCGCTACGTCATGCTGCGCCTCCTCGAACGTGCGCGGGAGATGCAGGTGGGCGTGCCCGCCCTGCGGAGCACCGACTACATCAACACCATCCCGCCCGAGCGTGAGCCGTGGTTCCCCGGGGACGAGGAGACCGAGCGTCGGATCCGCGCGTTCATCCGCTGGAACGCCGCGGTCATGGTGTCGAGCGCCAACCGCAAGGGCCTCGAGGTCGGTGGTCACATCGCCACCTACCAGTCCTCCGCGAGCCTCTACGAGGTCGGCTTCAACCACTTCTTCCGCGGCAAGGACCACCCCGGTGGCGGCGACCAGGTCTTCATCCAGGGCCACGCCTCCCCCGGCATCTACGCTCGCGCGTTCCTCGAGGGCCGGCTGACCGAGACCCAGCTCTCCCGGTTCCGCCAGGAGGTCCAGCACGGCCCGCACGCCGGCCTCTCGTCGTACCCCCACCCGCGCCTGATGCCGGAGTTCTGGGAGTTCCCGACGGTGTCGATGGGGCTGACCTCGCTCAACTCGATCTACCAGGCACGGTTCAACCGCTACCTGCACAACCGCGGCATCAAGGACACCGCCCAGCAGCGCGTGTGGGCGTTCCTCGGCGACGGCGAGATGGGCGAGCCGGAGTCGCTCGGCGCGATCCGGGTCGCCGCCCGCGAGGAGCTGGACAACCTGGTCTGGGTCGTGAACTGCAACCTGCAGCAGCTCGACGGACCGGTGACCGGCAACGGCAAGATCATCCAGGAGCTCGAGGCCAACTTCCGGGGCGCCGGCTGGAACGTGATCAAGGTCGTGTGGGGCCGCGAGTGGGACCAGCTGCTGGCCCGCGACGTCGACGGCGTCCTGGTCAACCGGATGAACTCCACGCCGGACGGCGCGTTCCAGACCTACTCGGTCGAGTCCGGCGAGTACGTCCGCGAGAGCTTCTTCGGGGCCGACCCGCGGCTGCGCAAGATGGTCGAGCACATGAGCGACGACCAGATCCGCAAGCTGCCGCGCGGTGGCCACGACTACCGCAAGGTGTACGCCGCCTTCGACGCGGCCACCAAGCACGTCGGCCAGCCGACCGTGATCCTGGCCAAGACCGTCAAGGGCTGGACGATCGACGCGCTGGAGGGCCGCAACGCGACCCACCAGATGAAGAAGCTGACCCAGGACGACCTGAAGAAGTTCCGGGACCGGCTCTACCTCCCGATCTCCGACCGCGACCTGGAGCGCACCTACGAGGAGACCGGCGCCGCACCGTTCTTCCACCCCGGCATGGAGTCCCCCGAGATCGAGTACATGCTCGAGCGTCGCCGCCAGCTCGGCGGGTCGATCCCCCAGCGGGTCCAGCGCGCCAAGCCGCTCCAGCTGCCGGGCGACGCGATGTACGCCGACCTCAAGCAGGGCTCGGGCAAGCACGCCATCGCCTCCACGATGGCGCTGGTGCGGCTGCTCAAGGACTGGATGAAGGACCCCGAGATCGGCAAGCGGATCGTGCCGATCGCCCCGGACGAGTACCGCACGTTCGGCATGGACTCGATGTTCCCGAGCGCGAAGGTGTACAACCCGGGCGGCCAGCAGTACGAGTCGGTCGACCGGAAACTGTTGCTCTCCTACAAGGAGTCCGCCCAGGGGCAGCTGCTCCACGAGGGCATCTCGGAGGCCGGTGGCGTCGCGTCCGCGACCGCCGCGGGCTCGGCGTACTCCACGCACGGCGAGCACATGATCCCGTTCTTCATCTTCTACTCGATGTTCGGGTTCCAGCGCACCGGCGACTCGATCTGGGCGATGAGCGACCAGCTCGCCCGCGGCTTCCTGATCGGCGCCACCGCCGGCCGGACCACGCTGACCGGCGAGGGCCTGCAGCACGCCGACGGCCACTCGCCGCTGCTCGCGGCGTCCAACCCGGCGGTCGTGCACTACGACCCGGCGTTCGCCTACGAGATCAGCCACGTGATGCGCTCCGGCCTGGAGCGGATGTACGGCCCGGACGCCGAGGACGTGATCTTCTACATCACCGTCTACAACGAGCCGGTGCAGCAGCCGGCCGAGCCCGAGGACGTCGACGTCGAGGGCATCCTCAAGGGCATCCACCACGTCTCCTCCGCGGACGGCGAGGGACCGCGGGCACAGCTGCTCGCCTCCGGTGTCGGGTTCCCGTGGATCAAGGAGGCCCAGCAGATCCTGGCCGACGAGTGGGGCGTGCGCGCCGACACCTGGTCGGTCACCTCGTGGAACGAGCTGGCCCGGGACGGGGCGGCCGCCGAGGAGTGGAACCTGCTGCACCCGGGCGAGACCCCGCGCACGGCGTACGTCACGGACAAGCTGGCCGGCGCGTCCGGTCCGGTCGTGGCGGTCTCGGACTACATGCGCGCGGTGCCGCTGCAGATCGCCCGCTGGGTCCCGGCCGACTACCGCGTGCTCGGCGCCGACGGCTACGGCTTCGCCGACACCCGGCCCGCCGCCCGCCGGTTCTTCCACATCGACGCCCAGTCGGTGGTCGTGCAGACCCTGCAGGCCCTCGCCGACGCCGGCCAGATCGACCGCTCGAAGGTCGAGGAGGCGTTCGCGAAGTACCGCATCGACGACCCCACCGCGGTCGCCGGCGTCAAGCAGGAAGGTGGCGACGCCTGA
- a CDS encoding universal stress protein, translating into MESETIPGGTIVVGVDQTPAARDALAWAIQEAVHEETPLTLVHGVGAALSAWVDFSTIDFRDVIDATTATGREVLDAAQAQVDRVAPAVEVHHVLRLTDPHQALLDLSEDAAMLVVGSRTAPHERESLMSSALGFVRDRAGCPVVVPRLRRSPGVGVVVLCDGSPESQSILAYAWGQADRRGLPLTVVHCLPDPPADLHPRDISLMDATARMEASLGPSLLGFERLLLSDLVRDMRSRWPGVDVRLVVEDDAIDRWLERARQQADLLVVGARHARRLSELVIGSSTPEEVECVTVVLPLEDRLDPDADAARVTIQRLHGCAQRLVRLNIPLDQAVAEIRSVTMDTDLLAEAALTALRGWGATTAKSWQTREVTELLVRAGARRVWP; encoded by the coding sequence ATGGAGAGCGAGACGATCCCGGGCGGGACCATCGTCGTGGGCGTCGACCAGACCCCCGCCGCGAGGGACGCGCTGGCCTGGGCGATCCAGGAGGCCGTGCACGAGGAGACGCCGCTGACGCTGGTCCACGGCGTCGGTGCGGCGCTGTCCGCGTGGGTCGACTTCTCGACGATCGACTTCCGCGACGTGATCGACGCGACCACCGCGACCGGGCGGGAGGTCCTCGACGCCGCGCAGGCCCAGGTCGACCGGGTCGCGCCCGCGGTCGAGGTGCACCACGTGCTCCGCCTGACCGACCCGCACCAGGCGCTGCTCGACCTCTCCGAGGACGCGGCGATGCTGGTCGTGGGGTCCCGGACCGCGCCGCACGAGCGCGAGTCGCTGATGTCCTCGGCGCTCGGCTTCGTCCGCGACCGTGCCGGCTGCCCGGTGGTGGTCCCGCGGCTGCGCCGCAGCCCCGGCGTCGGCGTGGTCGTGCTCTGCGACGGCTCGCCGGAGTCCCAGTCGATCCTCGCCTACGCGTGGGGCCAGGCCGACCGCCGCGGCCTCCCGCTGACCGTCGTGCACTGCCTGCCCGACCCGCCGGCCGACCTGCACCCCCGCGACATCAGCCTGATGGACGCAACGGCTCGCATGGAGGCCAGCCTCGGGCCCTCGCTGCTCGGCTTCGAGCGGCTGCTGCTCAGCGACCTGGTCCGTGACATGCGGTCGCGCTGGCCGGGCGTGGACGTCCGCCTGGTCGTCGAGGACGACGCGATCGACAGGTGGCTCGAGCGCGCCCGGCAGCAGGCCGACCTGCTCGTGGTCGGCGCCAGGCACGCCCGCCGGCTGTCCGAGCTGGTCATCGGCAGCTCCACGCCGGAGGAGGTGGAGTGCGTCACCGTCGTCCTGCCGTTGGAGGACCGGCTCGATCCCGACGCGGACGCGGCGCGGGTGACCATCCAGCGGCTCCATGGCTGTGCCCAGCGGCTGGTCCGGCTCAACATCCCCCTCGACCAAGCGGTGGCCGAGATCCGCTCGGTCACCATGGACACCGACCTGCTCGCCGAGGCCGCCCTCACCGCGCTGCGCGGCTGGGGCGCCACGACCGCCAAGAGCTGGCAGACCCGCGAGGTCACCGAGCTGCTGGTACGGGCCGGAGCCCGCCGCGTCTGGCCCTGA
- a CDS encoding DUF3052 domain-containing protein — protein sequence MSSTPGGGSTQTDGPAAGPADRLGLKPGMVVQELGWDSDADDELRVAIEDRIDADMVDGDYGNVVDAVLLWWRDEDGDLVDGLVDALTDLVGGGAIWLLTPKVGRPNAVDPADIAEAAPIAGLSQTTTAAVSKDWSATRLIAPKTPA from the coding sequence TTGAGCTCGACCCCGGGTGGCGGGTCCACCCAGACAGACGGACCTGCTGCAGGTCCGGCCGACCGGCTGGGCCTGAAGCCCGGCATGGTCGTCCAGGAGCTGGGCTGGGACAGCGATGCCGACGACGAGCTGCGCGTCGCGATCGAGGACCGCATCGACGCCGACATGGTCGACGGCGACTACGGCAACGTCGTCGACGCGGTGCTGCTCTGGTGGCGCGACGAGGACGGTGACCTGGTCGACGGGCTGGTCGACGCCCTGACCGACCTGGTCGGCGGGGGCGCCATCTGGCTGCTGACCCCGAAGGTCGGTCGCCCCAACGCCGTCGACCCCGCCGACATCGCGGAGGCCGCCCCGATCGCCGGGCTGTCGCAGACGACGACGGCCGCGGTCAGCAAGGACTGGTCGGCGACCCGGCTGATCGCGCCGAAGACCCCGGCGTAG